One Setaria viridis chromosome 7, Setaria_viridis_v4.0, whole genome shotgun sequence genomic region harbors:
- the LOC117864698 gene encoding zinc finger BED domain-containing protein RICESLEEPER 2-like has protein sequence MVVTAHYITPDFKIKKKIISFKEVKYPHSGFAIEEALVSCLTEWGIRKKLFTLTVDNASNNNTACDLLVDTHKYELMLEGAHLHVRCCAHILNILVQDGMKIIHEGIKKIRELLKHIVSSPSRMQAFNEIAVVNGLPTKRGIALDIPNRWNSTFKMVAEAIKYKTVLNSYANQHAEIPPNEQEWSTTDSICKFLKTFEEATKAISAHRKPTSYMFLPLIVSIWDALDNPSWQTSVALQDLAAAMRIKFEKYWGRDFDESNQPIPRRNKKDYDVNLGIVIATMLDPRGKAEYAEFFYQKICSNIDQIDSSVDAALVWMKKYFLEYEQRLRRVNAYSVTYSSEGSICVGSPVLAKRQLGSKFANFKSSRRKTRPPKSEFDIYFEEDCVEDIEKFDILTWWKAHAEKFPILSVMARDFLAIPLSTVSSESAFSLGGRILGESRSSLTPEMLEALVCGKDWLFKEKDADNEGQQISEDQTSEMVTFVTPSD, from the exons ATGGTTGTAACAGCTCACTATATCACTCCTGACTTcaagatcaagaagaagataataAGTTTCAAAGAGGTCAAATATCCACACTCAGGGTTTGCTATCGAAGAAGCACTTGTTAGCTGCTTGACTGAGTGGGGCATACGAAAAAAATTGTTTACTCTCACAGTGGACAATGCTAGTAACAACAACACTGCATGTGACCTGTTGGTAGATACTCACAAGTATGAGTTGATGCTTGAGGGTGCACATTTGCATGTGAGATGTTGTGCGCATATCCTGAATATTTTGGTTCAAGATGGGATGAAAATTATTCATGAGGGGATAAAGAAGATTCGGGAGCTCTTGAAGCACATTGTCTCTTCGCCCTCAAGAATGCAAGCTTTTAATGAAATTGCAGTGGTGAATGGTCTTCCAACAAAACGTGGTATTGCTCTTGACATACCCAACCGTTGGAATTCCACCTTCAAGATGGTTGCAGAAGCAATCAAGTATAAGACCGTCCTGAATAGCTATGCAAATCAACATGCAGAAATTCCTCCAAATGAACAAGAATGGAGCACAACTGATTCAATCTGTAAGTTTCTTAAAACTTTTGAAGAGGCTACAAAAGCAATATCAGCTCATAGGAAACCAACTTCATACATGTTCTTGCCTTTAATTGTTTCAATTTGGGATGCCTTGGATAACCCTTCTTGGCAGACAAGTGTGGCACTACAAGACCTGGCTGCAGCCATGAGGATCAAGTTTGAAAAGTATTGGGGTAGAGATTTTGATGAGTCAAACCAGCCTATTCCTCGCAGaaataaaaaggattatgatgTCAACCTTGGAATTGTTATTGCAACAATGTTAGATCCGAGGGGAAAAGCAGAATATGCAGAGTTCTTCTACCAGAAGATTTGTAGCAATATAGATCAGATTGATTCAAGTGTTGATGCTGCTCTAGTTTGGATGAAAAAATACTTCCTGGAGTATGAGCAACGCTTGAGGAGAGTTAATGCATACTCTGTTACATATTCAAGTGAGGGCAGCATTTGTGTGGGCTCACCGGTGCTTGCGAAAAGGCAGCTAGGATCAAAATTTGCAAACTTCAAGTCAAGTCGAAGAAAGACTCGTCCACCAAAATCTGAATTTGACATCTACTTTGAAGAAGATTGTGTGGAAGACATTGAAAAGTTTGACATTTTGACTTGGTGGAAGGCACATGCTGAGAAGTTCCCGATCTTATCAGTTATGGCACGTGATTTCCTCGCCATTCCTCTTAGTACCGTTTCTTCCGAATCAGCCTTTAGTCTTGGAGGTAGGATTCTTGGGGAGTCAAGAAGCTCACTAACTCCAGAGATGTTAGAAGCCCTTGTGTGTGGGAAAGACTGGttattcaaggaaaaagatgcaGACAATGAAG GTCAACAAATTAGTGAAGATCAAACTAGTGAAATGGTCACCTTTGTCACTCCATCAGACTAG